CGCTTAAGCGTTGGCTTTATTGTTGTTTAGGGAATGTAAAAAACCCGTTTCCCTCTTACAGGAAACGGGTTTCTCGTTATAGGAGGTGAAGAGAATTATTGTCTGTGGCTGCCGTGGAATGTTGTAACAGAGTTAACCTCTACATCACCATCGAAAGTCATTTTTACGTCAAGCACTTCCAAAGTTGGCGCTTCCCATACTTTTTTCATACTGTCACCTCCTCTCACATGTTGAAGTATCTCCCTATGTACGAGATACATTACGTTTCTGATTATAGCATAATTGATACAAAATGTATCTATTTGAACGAAAATGTTTTTCTTTCTTTTTAAACAATTTTAGTTGACGGGCATTTGGATGAGGTGGTAATATTTGTACAATAAATTGATTCGGCTCATGTACGGAAGCACCGTAGAAGGCCGCAGGTAAACTGCGCCTTTTACGGTGCTTTTTTTGCGTTTGCCGGAAGGAGAAAGGCAGGAGCAGGCAGGTGAGACATCAATTAGTGATTGCAGTCAAGGAGCAGGATTATGTAAGAAGACTGGCCGATTACGTGCGCGACAGCCCGTTCAGCGAGCTGTGGCAGCTGACGGCTTTCACCCATGCGGAGGCATTTGTGCAGTTTCTGAAATCGGGCTATCCGGTTCACGGAATTGCCGCACAGCCTTGCATGCTGGAAGCTGCTGCCGGGATATTGCCCGAAGGAGTTCCGGTTGCTGCGCTGGTTGCGGCACCGGGCCAGTTCCCGCTTTATCAGGAGCTGCTGCAATATCAGGCGCTGCCGGGGCTGTTGCAGAGGATGGCCTCCTTAATGGCCCCTGTTTCCCAAGGAGCTGCAAGAGAGCAGTCCGCTCAGGTCATTGCTGTTTATTCGGCATCCGGCGGTGTTGGGAAAACAACATTGGCCAGACAGCTCGTTCATACGGCAGCGAGCAGCGGGCAGCGAATATTTTATCTCAACCTGGAGCGCTGGAATGCGGTGGATACGTGGTTGGAGGCCGGGGTAGTTCATGGGGATGAGGGGTTGTCCCAACTGCTGTACATGCTCCAATCGCATCCTGGCAAGGCTGGAGAGTGGCTTGGGCGGCATAGCAAGCGTGATCCGTACTTAAGGGCGGATTATATTTTGCCTTGTTCGAATCCGGAGGACCGTTTGACGCTTCAAGCCTCGGATGCGAATGCCATTGTACGGACGATAGCGGCAACCGGCCAATATGATCTGATTGTTATTGATCTGGATGACGGGCTGGACGAGCTGCATTTGACCTTACTGGAGCTAAGCCATGAAGTTATCTGGCTTGTAACGGAGGATGCTGCTGTTCAGCGCAAGAGCCAGTTGGCTTATCAGTACGGCGTACAGCGTTTTGGGGAACGTTTCCGTCTACTGGAGCCACGGCTGCAACTGGTTGTGAACCGCAGTGATGGCCAACTGCATATTAGGCGGAGCATATTCAAGCAGGCCTATGCTTTTCTTCCGGATACGGCGGCAATGGGCAGGGGAGCAACGGCTGTTCTTGCATCGCCTCCATATATGGCCGCAGTGGAAAGGCTGTATCAGCAGCTGGTCAAGGAGGAAGGAGGTGTGCCAATTGCTAACGGATGAAGCGGTCCTTGAATTAAAAAACCGGATTAAGGACCGGCTTGATTACTCCGGCTCGGTGACAGACGAGCAGTTAACCGCAATCGTGGAGCAGACCGTATTTGCCTGGAGCAGCAGCAACCCTCTAACCGCCTCGGAGCTGGCTTCGCTGGTTCGGCGTCTGTTTCATTCGTTTCGGGGACTTGATATTCTACAACCGCTGATGGATGACCCGACGGTGACGGAAGTCATGATCAACCATCATTCGGAGATTTTTATCGAACGAGGCGGTCGGCTAAGTCTGCTGCCCGCATCTTTTGAGAGCAGGGAAAGGCTGGAGGATTTGATCCAGTCGATTGTTGCGAGCGTGAACCGGGTCGTAAATGAATCTTCTCCGATTGTTGACGCCCGTCTCAAGGATGGTTCACGCGTTCATATCGTACTGCCGCCTGTTGCGCTAAGGGGACCGGCGATGACGATCCGTAAATTTCCGGAAAAGCCGCTGACGATGGACGAGCTTGTTGCGAAGGGAGCATTAACCGGGGAAGCGGCTGTTTTTCTACAGCAGCTTACGAAGGCGCAGTACAACATTTTTATTAGCGGCGGTACCGGTACGGGAAAAACCACTTTTCTCAATGCCCTGTCCCAATACATCCCCCAGGATGAACGTTTAGTCACGATTGAAGATTCCGCCGAGTTGCAAATCCGCAGCGTTCCCAACCTTGTTTCACTTGAGACGCGGAATGCCAATACCGAAGGAAAAGGGGAGATCGCGATCCGCGATCTGATTCGGGCGTCACTTCGGATGCGTCCTAACCGCATTATTGTCGGCGAGGTACGCGGCGGAGAAGCCTTGGATATGCTGGCGGCGATGAATACAGGCCATGCAGGGAGCATGTCCACCGGTCATAGTAACGGTCCCAGGGATATGATGTCCCGGCTGGAAACGATGGTAATGAGCGCGGCGGAAATGCCGGTTCAGGTCATCCGCAAGCAGATTGCCTCGGCTTTGGACATTGTAATCCATCTGTCTCGTTTTAGGGACCGTTCCCGCCGCGTAACGGAAATTTGCGAGGTCGCAGGACTGGAGGATGGAGAGATTGCCGTCCGGCCGCTTTTCCAATTTGAAGAGAAAGGCGAGGAGGGCGGGAAAGTGTTCGGCACGCTTAAGCGCACCGATTATAAGCTCTATCATACCGACAAGCTGAGGATGGCAGGTATGAAGCTTGCAGAGGAGGATGCGATATGCCCGTAATCCGAGCTGCGCCTCTCGCAGCAAGAATGAGGACGATACTTGAATGGTGCGGTTGGGACTCTTCCTTTCGGGCTGGCGCGCGCAGCAGTAAGCCTTCAACCAGCATTAAGCCGCTTCAGGACTATAACCAGTACCTGCTGTCTTATAAGCAGTTTATGGGATCCGCGGCTGTTGGCTTCGTCATTATTTTCGCTGCTGTCTACCTCATCTATCATTCCTTTATCGTATCTGGTTTGTTTGCCGCCGGAGGCCTGGCTGCGCCAAGAATGTACAAGTCCTTCTTGCTTGTCCGGCGTAAGGAAAGGCTGCAGCTGCAATTCAAAGAAGCCTTGTATTCCCTGGCCTCATCGCTGGCGGCTGGCCGATCGGTAGAAAATGCTTTTCTGGCAACCATTGACGACCTCAAGCTGCTGTACCCGGATCCGAATACGGAGCTTCTGCTCGAGTTCCGGATTGTCAAGTATCGTCTCGATAACGGGGAACCACTTGAACAAGCGCTGCGCAGCTTGGCAAAACGTACCCATTTGGACGATATTACGCAATTTTCCGATGTGTTTGCCGTATGCAAACGCTCCGGCGGGGATCTGGTTGAAGTGATGAAACGGACCTCGCAGACGATCGGCGAAAAGCTGGAGGTCAAACAGGAAATTTCCGTTCTGCTTGCGCAAAAGCGTTTTGAAGCACGGATTATGATGGCTGTTCCGTTTGCCTTTCTTGGTTTTCTGAGCGCTTTTGCCCCCGATTACATGAAGCCCTTGTACGGGGGAGGCGGATATGTCCTGCTCACCATCGGCCTTGTCGTATTGTCCTTTTGTTTCTGGCTGATTCATCGAATTATGCAAATACGCGTGTAGGAGGCGTGGAATGGCTTTTCTTGTACTGCTCTTGGTCCTGTTCTGGGGACTGCTCATAGGGAGGGACGGATTGGCAAAGCTTCTGAAAAAGGGGAAACCGGATTGGAAGGGATTATTGCTTGTTAGACCCTTTGACCGGCTGCTGGAACGCGGCAAGCTTTACGAGCATCTGCAGCTTTCGCTAAGCAGCTACCATTCAAAGCAGATTATCCTGAAGGGAACGGACTGGCAGCTGAATCAGACAAAGCAGCATATAGCGGAAACTACGGGGTTCGGCTATGCCGTATTGTGCGTCTGCACTCTTCTGGCCGTGCTGGCGAAGGAGCCGCTGCTTATCGGAATGGGCGTACTGCTAGGGTTACTGCTTCCGGTCAGGCCTTTTATGGAAGCCGGCAGGCTGGTTGAACGAAGAAAACAGGCTATTGTTTCCGAACTGCCTGAAGCGCTTAGCAAGCTGATGCTGCTTGTTGGCGCGGGGGAACCGGTGCTGCAGGCATTCTCCCGCTGTTTGGAGGGGAAAGACCCGGCAGTGCAGCCGTTATATAAAGAGTGGGACAGAGTGGTTATCGCCTTACGGAACGGCGAGTCCTTCAGTACGGCGCTTGAGCGGTTTAACCGGAGTTGTGCCGTGCAGGAAGTATCCATTTTTACAACGGTAATACTGCTTAATTATCGCAGAGGCGGCGATCAATTTGTCCTTGCTTTACGGGAAATATCTTACTCCCTATGGGAGAAACGCAAAGCGGTTGCCCGTTCCCGCGGGGAAGAGGCTTCGTCCAAGCTTGTTTTTCCGCTGGTGGGCATATTGCTTGTGTTAATGGTATTTGTTGCGGCACCGGCGATGCTGCTCATGTCTTGATTTTATCTATCAAACGTTTAGAGAGGATGTTTACTATGTTGAAAAAGTTAGGTAAAGGCGTCCGTTCATTCTGGCGCTCGGAAAGCGGTCTAGGGACGCTGGAAGTGATTCTGATTATTGCGGTTGTTATTATTATTGCTCTTCTATTTAAAGATTGGATTATCCAACTGATCGAGAAATTAATGGGGAAAGCCGATGATGAAGCGGACAAAATTTTCTCCAACTAACCGTAAACGCAGCTTGCCGCAATGGCTTCGCCAATCGGAAGGGAGTTTTACGCTGGAATCCGCATTGGTGTTTCCGGTCATTTTTCTGCTAATACTTATGTTTCTATTATTCAGCATGTATATCTATCAGAAAGTGGTGCTCTATTATTCCGCCTCCGAGACGGCGGAACGGGCTTCGTTCAGTTGGGATAACAGTCACCGTAATGCCCGTAACGGGATGCTGACAACCGGTCAATATGACGGCTTGTACTGGCGGGTCAGCGGAGACTACATGCTTGGCTCGTTATTCGGAATAACGGCAGATCAGACGGATGTGACACTGGAACTGCCAGGGGCGCGGAACACAGACAATCTTGAGCTTGCAGAAACGAAGCTGCATCAAGCATCAGCTTGGCTGACAGGTGATGCGGAGCTTCCGTTCCAGGGGGATATCGCTTACGCAAACAGTCTGCTGAAGCGGGAGGTAGCGGTAAAGCTGATGCAGCCGGTATCTCTTGCTCCGCTTGAGCTTACGCTCGGGCTGTCCGAGCCCAAGACGGTTGCAGCGGCCAGTATCGTGGATCCGGTTCAGTTTATCCGCGATGTCGATACGGTACGGTATTACACCGCCAAATTCAGCAACGGAACGTCGAAGCAGCAGGCCGGAAAAGCGCTGACGGCATACAGCGGCGGCGGGAAAGCAGGCAAGCCGTGAATAAGCTATCAACATCTTACGGCTCAATAACGATATTTTCGGCGGTTGTATTGTCAGGGCTGCTCTTGTTCTCCGCAGTGCTGATCGATTATGCAAGAATGGCGGTATTGCATAAGGTAACCGAGGATGCAGCAAGATCAGGCGTCCGTTCCGCTCTCTCCGCTTACGATAATCGGCTGTACGAACGGTATGGGCTGTTTGGACGGGGAGGGACGGACAGCAATGATATTTTCGAACAGACTGTTCAAGCGAATTTGGAACGATCCGCAGGGCAGCAGGAGACCTTCAAGCTGGTACAAGCGGAGCTCCAATCGGCGCATATCGATAACGCGGAAGTATTGGGGAAGCACGAGGTGTTCTCTCGGCAGGTACTGGAAGAAATGAAGTATAAAGCTCCGGTGGATTTCACCCTGGAGCTGGCTTCCAAGTTTGCCCCGCTTTCCGGCGCGATGAAGGAAGCGAACGTTACGGTTAATATGCTGGAGGAGCTTCGGAAGCTGTATGACAAGCGGGAGGAAAAGCTTGCCGCAGCTTTGCAGCTGCAACGCCAGGCCGCGGAAACCGTTGGCGGCATTGCGGGCCTTATTCCGGCCAAAGCGCTGGAGCTCGCCACGGGTACCGAGAATGCCGCAAGGCTTGCCGGTGATTACGCCCAGTATGCGAATTGGGTAACAACTGACCAGCGTCTGGTTCAGCAAGGCAAAAAAACAAAGTATTCGGATCAAATCCGGGCCTACGAGGATAAGGCGAGAGGATGGACAGACGGGATGTCCCGTGAGCTTGCGAAGGCTAGGAAGCAGCATGACAAGCTGCAGCAGGAAGCGGTCAAAGCAATCAACGAGGCTAAGCAGCTTAACGCGGACATGCAGCGCATTAAGCAGGAGACGGCGAATGCTCCTTCTAACAGCGGTTATGACCGCGTAACCGGCAAAAATATTGCGGGTGTTGACGCCGCCGCGGGGCCAGTCGTGGATACCGCGCCGGAAAACGATATGCAGGAGATCCGGAAGATGGCGGATGAGCTTATTTTGCCGGATGGTTGGTTTGCCGAATATAGCGGGGAGATTGCGGATCAGGCTGCGGTGTTTGCTTCGCTGCAAATGGAAGCGGGAGGCTTTATTGCCAATCTGACAGCCGGCCTTGCTTCTCCCAATCTCTCCAATGAGCAGATCAAGGAAGGAGCCGTTAATCTTCGGATTGCTTACGAGCAGTATGAAGCGGCTTACGTGCGCAAAGGCTCAAGCCTCGACGAGCGGGAGCAGATGCTGACCGACAAAGAACTAAAGAAAGAACGCCAGGCACAGGAGGCAAAGGCGGGAGAACTATGGTCGGAGGCACGCCGCCTGCTGCATGGGATGACGTCGGTTCCCCAGAGCGAGGAGCATCTTCGAATCATTCAGGATATCGAAAAGCGGTATAAGGACAATCTTTTATTCAATCAGGAAGCTTCCGGTGCAGAAGCGGGAGGCCTTGTTTTCGCGGAGGATGCCCATGAGGAAGCGGAGCAAGCGACATCCGCCATGAGCGGGTTGTTTGACGGCATTGCCGATATGCTGGAGCAAACCAGAGACTCCGTTTATTTATCGGAATATACGGTTTCGCATTTTGCTTCCTTTGCGCCGCAAAATCTGAGGGCATTGCTTACAAGCGGCGATACGAACGAGCTTGCCCATGCCGCCGCGTTCAGCAATCAAGAAGCGGAATATGTCATTTACGGGTTTCATAGCCCAACGGCGAATTTGGCTGCCGCTTATGGCGAATTAATCGGCGTTAGGATGGCGGTCCGGACGATGGAAGGGTTGTCTGCCTGCCGGACGGCTGCCCATCCACTCTTAATCTTGTCATGCTCGGTTGTATACGGCCTGGAAAAAACAATGGAGGATATGGCGGCTTTTACCGAACGCGGGGCGGCTCCGTTATCGAAATATATCAAGGTCGATGTTGCCTATACGGATTACCTGCGGTTGTTCATGCTGGTCCACGGGGGGGCCAACCGGCCGTCCGCGTTAGCGCGGATGATCGCCGTTATTGAGTATAATGGCGGGGTTACTTTGTCCAAGGTTCCAACTGCTCTAACGGGAGAAATAAAGGCATCTGCCAAGCTGTGGTTTTTGCCGGGAGTGATGGACATCGTCCAGCGTTTTGGATCCTTGCAAGGAAAGGTTGTTGGCGGCAAGTATGAAACCGTTCAAACGATTGGCTCGTCCTATTAGGCGGCAGGATAAAAACCGGGGCGGGGAGAACGGCAGCATGGTGCTGGAAGCGGCTCTTGTCATGCCGCTGCTCCTGATGATCCTGTTGCTGTTCATTATGATGATCCGCTTATGCGCCGTGCAAATGGCCCTTCAATCGGCCGCGTCCCAGACGGTCCGGCAGATTGCGACACATATTCGTCCGGCAGATCTCACCTTTCAAAAAGCCTCCTCCTCCATTCCCAATTTGGGCTTTAGCGGTCTGCCGTTGCCGGATTGGGGAGGAACTATAGCGAAGGAGGCGGCCGGGTGGCTGCCGGCGCCTGCAGATGCATTAGCTTCGGCAGTTCTTGAAGGAAACTGGCAGCCGGTCACGGATGCGGCGGCGACTGAAGTTGGGAGGACCGCTGTCGAGCCGCTGCTCCGGCAATTTGCGGATGAAGCGGTGCTGGAAAAAGAGCGTTTGAGCCTATCGCACCTTTCCTTGCCGGAACTGAAGGAAAAACAGGAGCCTTATTTGACGATTGAAGCGGAATACGAGTTTCCTTTATCCTTGCCGTTCTTAAACAGAAAGATCGTAATGCGCGAGCAGGCATCCGAACGGGTATGGGTCAGCGATGCATTGCCTGCGAAGGAAGATACCGCCGCGGCGGATGTAACTCCGATTCAAATCGTTTCCATTCAGCCGGTTCCGCTGCGACCGGGTAATAGAGCAACCGTAATCGCTTTAACATCGCCAGGTGCTTCAGCCTCGCTTACGGTTAATTATAAAAGCGGAACAAGTACGGCAAAGCATCTTGGCAGCGCAACGGCGGATGCAAACGGTTATGTGCAGTGGACATGGCTGGTATCCGGAAATACGACGCCGGGAACCTGGGAACTAACCGCAACTTCGGCGTCAGGCGAAACGGTATCCATGCATTTTAACGTAACAAAGAAGGAGGACTCAGCATCATGACGGTACAGCTCTTGGCTGCAGCCTTGCTGCTGCTTGTCGCTTTATATACCGATTTGAAATCGATGACCATTCCAAATTTGCTTACGGTTCCTTTTCTGGCAGGAGGATTTGTATATGCTTTGTTCTCCGGAGGAGGCCATGGGCTTTTGCTCGCCATCTACGGTGCGGCGGCAGGATTTGTTCCGTTGCTGATTCTTCATTTGGCGAAAGGAATTGGCGCGGGTGATGTCAAGCTGTTTGCTGCACTGGGAGCTTGGATTGGTACATTGGCCGTGCTCCAGCTTATGATGTACGCCATTTTGTACGCGGGACTGGTGGGACTTGTCCTGCTTGTTTTCCATAGACCTTTTGCCAGAAAAATGACGGCGGGCATGTATACGTTCGTTTCCCTTCGTTTCGGCGGACAGGCAGGTGCTTCGTCTTGGCTGGCATGGGCGAAGAATGGACAAACCTTTCCGTTTATGCTGGCGGTGGCTCCGGGAGCCTTAACTTTATGGATGATATCGGGTTAATCGAAAGGAGGAGTATATGTGAGGCAGCCGTTCATTATAGATTTTTCCATGAACCGCGGACATGAAATGATTGTTGACCGGAAGGATGGCATTGTGCGTGATGAATTGGATGAGCTGGAGCTGCAGATGCTGCAGTCGGGCAAAATTCCGCATCTCTTGCCGGTAGAATGGCTGGAGATAGACGGGCGTGTTACATTCCGTTATGCCCTGGCAGGGCGGAAAATGCTGCTGCACCGCCTGCAGGTCCAGCCGCTATCGA
This region of Paenibacillus sp. JDR-2 genomic DNA includes:
- a CDS encoding paeninodin family lasso peptide is translated as MKKVWEAPTLEVLDVKMTFDGDVEVNSVTTFHGSHRQ
- a CDS encoding AAA family ATPase; translation: MRHQLVIAVKEQDYVRRLADYVRDSPFSELWQLTAFTHAEAFVQFLKSGYPVHGIAAQPCMLEAAAGILPEGVPVAALVAAPGQFPLYQELLQYQALPGLLQRMASLMAPVSQGAAREQSAQVIAVYSASGGVGKTTLARQLVHTAASSGQRIFYLNLERWNAVDTWLEAGVVHGDEGLSQLLYMLQSHPGKAGEWLGRHSKRDPYLRADYILPCSNPEDRLTLQASDANAIVRTIAATGQYDLIVIDLDDGLDELHLTLLELSHEVIWLVTEDAAVQRKSQLAYQYGVQRFGERFRLLEPRLQLVVNRSDGQLHIRRSIFKQAYAFLPDTAAMGRGATAVLASPPYMAAVERLYQQLVKEEGGVPIANG
- a CDS encoding CpaF family protein: MCQLLTDEAVLELKNRIKDRLDYSGSVTDEQLTAIVEQTVFAWSSSNPLTASELASLVRRLFHSFRGLDILQPLMDDPTVTEVMINHHSEIFIERGGRLSLLPASFESRERLEDLIQSIVASVNRVVNESSPIVDARLKDGSRVHIVLPPVALRGPAMTIRKFPEKPLTMDELVAKGALTGEAAVFLQQLTKAQYNIFISGGTGTGKTTFLNALSQYIPQDERLVTIEDSAELQIRSVPNLVSLETRNANTEGKGEIAIRDLIRASLRMRPNRIIVGEVRGGEALDMLAAMNTGHAGSMSTGHSNGPRDMMSRLETMVMSAAEMPVQVIRKQIASALDIVIHLSRFRDRSRRVTEICEVAGLEDGEIAVRPLFQFEEKGEEGGKVFGTLKRTDYKLYHTDKLRMAGMKLAEEDAICP
- a CDS encoding type II secretion system F family protein, producing the protein MPVIRAAPLAARMRTILEWCGWDSSFRAGARSSKPSTSIKPLQDYNQYLLSYKQFMGSAAVGFVIIFAAVYLIYHSFIVSGLFAAGGLAAPRMYKSFLLVRRKERLQLQFKEALYSLASSLAAGRSVENAFLATIDDLKLLYPDPNTELLLEFRIVKYRLDNGEPLEQALRSLAKRTHLDDITQFSDVFAVCKRSGGDLVEVMKRTSQTIGEKLEVKQEISVLLAQKRFEARIMMAVPFAFLGFLSAFAPDYMKPLYGGGGYVLLTIGLVVLSFCFWLIHRIMQIRV
- a CDS encoding type II secretion system F family protein, whose amino-acid sequence is MAFLVLLLVLFWGLLIGRDGLAKLLKKGKPDWKGLLLVRPFDRLLERGKLYEHLQLSLSSYHSKQIILKGTDWQLNQTKQHIAETTGFGYAVLCVCTLLAVLAKEPLLIGMGVLLGLLLPVRPFMEAGRLVERRKQAIVSELPEALSKLMLLVGAGEPVLQAFSRCLEGKDPAVQPLYKEWDRVVIALRNGESFSTALERFNRSCAVQEVSIFTTVILLNYRRGGDQFVLALREISYSLWEKRKAVARSRGEEASSKLVFPLVGILLVLMVFVAAPAMLLMS
- a CDS encoding Flp1 family type IVb pilin; protein product: MLKKLGKGVRSFWRSESGLGTLEVILIIAVVIIIALLFKDWIIQLIEKLMGKADDEADKIFSN
- a CDS encoding TadE/TadG family type IV pilus assembly protein; translated protein: MMKRTKFSPTNRKRSLPQWLRQSEGSFTLESALVFPVIFLLILMFLLFSMYIYQKVVLYYSASETAERASFSWDNSHRNARNGMLTTGQYDGLYWRVSGDYMLGSLFGITADQTDVTLELPGARNTDNLELAETKLHQASAWLTGDAELPFQGDIAYANSLLKREVAVKLMQPVSLAPLELTLGLSEPKTVAAASIVDPVQFIRDVDTVRYYTAKFSNGTSKQQAGKALTAYSGGGKAGKP
- a CDS encoding TadE/TadG family type IV pilus assembly protein, coding for MKPFKRLARPIRRQDKNRGGENGSMVLEAALVMPLLLMILLLFIMMIRLCAVQMALQSAASQTVRQIATHIRPADLTFQKASSSIPNLGFSGLPLPDWGGTIAKEAAGWLPAPADALASAVLEGNWQPVTDAAATEVGRTAVEPLLRQFADEAVLEKERLSLSHLSLPELKEKQEPYLTIEAEYEFPLSLPFLNRKIVMREQASERVWVSDALPAKEDTAAADVTPIQIVSIQPVPLRPGNRATVIALTSPGASASLTVNYKSGTSTAKHLGSATADANGYVQWTWLVSGNTTPGTWELTATSASGETVSMHFNVTKKEDSAS
- a CDS encoding A24 family peptidase, whose protein sequence is MTVQLLAAALLLLVALYTDLKSMTIPNLLTVPFLAGGFVYALFSGGGHGLLLAIYGAAAGFVPLLILHLAKGIGAGDVKLFAALGAWIGTLAVLQLMMYAILYAGLVGLVLLVFHRPFARKMTAGMYTFVSLRFGGQAGASSWLAWAKNGQTFPFMLAVAPGALTLWMISG